Below is a window of Malus domestica chromosome 13, GDT2T_hap1 DNA.
acattgaaaaatctctccttaaGCTGATGTTTTTCTTTGTTAAGTGGTTTTGCTTGGGCTTGGGCccaatgtaataaaaaaaaaactaataaaaatgacttaaaaattttgaattttaacgataagaacaacataagtaaatagtactaggattgactttttaatttaaaaatatgattttttattaaaataaacagtatcaggaatttttcgttaaactttcaaaaaaaaaaaaaaaaggtgtataAGTGGTTCTATTGAAAGAGGCTGAAAACGGGTCGGGCCTGTCGGGTCAGCCTCTGTACTCGGTAAATTCTCTTGCAGCCAGGCTCATTTCATCAGTTGAGACTTGAGATTGAGAGTCCATCCTTCCCCAAAGCTTCCAACTTCCTCAAAACCCTTAAACCCTAAACAACCATTTTCCAATTGCCTCTTCGTTTTCTTCACCGCGAGAGCTATGAGCGCCCATTATTCGTATTCATCTGCAAATCCATGGAGGTCCACTCTCTTCTGTAAAAATGGAGCTCACTGAAGCCGCCGCTCTCGTTTTCTTctcctctttatttttcttcatctccttcttCTCAGAGATGCTGCTGTTTCTTCGCAATCTCTTCCGAACGGGTTGCAGAGCCTCCTCCTCCGCATCGTCTCGAGTAAGCCTTCTCTCTTCGATTCCTCAGTACCCATCTAATTGCCGTTTTATCAATTTATCTTCTTTAACTTCATCATCATCGCATGCTACTTCTCTTATAGCTTGCCCATTTGTTTGGTTCACCGGTTTCTTATGCATTTTTCGCTTCCCGTTTGTCACCAAATCCCAACCCAGTTCGTTCCCCGAAAGTTTAAATACCGATTCTTTGAGTAGAATTGTTCAACACGATTACTGGGATGATCCCAGAATTGTAAACTTGTTTGATTCGGCATTGGCGCCGATTTGGGTGTCCAGGTTTTTGGTGGAACTGAAGGGTGATCCCAAGTTGGCGTTGAAATTGTTCAAGTGGGCAAAAACCCAAATTGGGTTTCGCCACACTACTGAGTCTTATTGTATTTTGGTTCACATACTGTTTTTTGCTAGAATGTATGTCGATGCCCATGAAGTTCTTAGAGAGTTGGTCTTGTTGAGCCGGGCATTGCCAGGTTGTGATGTGTTTGATGTGTTGTGGTGGACGAGGAATGTTTGTCGTGTGGGATTTGGAGTGTTTGATGCATTGTTTGGTGTTTTGGTTGAGGTTGGAATGCTTGAGGAAGCAAGTGAATGCTTCTTGAGGATGAAGAAGTTTAGAGTTTTGCCAAAAGTGCGGTCTTGTAATGCGCTTTTGCATAGGTTATCAAAGCCGGGGAAGGGCAATTTGTCAAGGAAGTTTTTTAAGGATATGCTTGGGGCTGGGATTAATCCATCAGTTTTCACATACAATATAATGATTGGTTATATGTGCAAAGAAGGCGATTTGGATACTGCTAGTTGCTTATTTGCACAAATGAAACGGATGGGCCTTACACCTGATGTTGTGACATATAATTCTCTCATTGATGGATATGGGAAGGTTGGACTATTAGATGATTCGGTTTGCATATTTGAAGAAATGAAGGATGCAGATTGTGAACCTGACACAATAACCTTCAATTCTTTGATTAATTGTTGTTGTAAATTTGATAGAATGCCCCAAGCTTTGAATTTTCTCTGTGAGATGAATAATAATGGGTTGAAGCCAAATGTGATAACTTATAGCACTTTAATTGATGCCTTCTGCAAGGAAGGGATGATGCAAGAGGCAGTCAAGATTTTTATGGACATGAAACGAGTTGGTCTTTTACCTAATGAGTTCACCTATACTTCATTGATTGATGCGAATTGTAAATCTGGGAATTTGAGTGAAGCACTGAAGCTGAAAAGTGAGATGTTACAGGCAGGGATTAGCTGGAACATTGTAACCTATACAGCTCTACTTGACGGGCTATGTGAAGACGGGAGGATGGAcgaagcagaagaagtcttTAGGGAAGTGCAGAAATCTGGAATAATTCCTAACCAGCAAATATGTACTGCCCTTCTTCATGGATATATTAAAGCTAAGAAGATAGAAAATGCTATGGAAATTTGGAATGAAATTAAGGGGAAAGGCTTTAAACCAGATTTGTTACTCTACGGAACCATCATTTGGGGTCTTTGCTCCCAAAATAAGCTTGAAGAGTCTGAGCTTGTGCTCAAGGAAATGACGGGTTATGGATTAACTgcaaatcatttcatttacacAACACTTATGGATGCTTATTACAAAGCCGGAAAAACTGAGGCGGCGCTTAATCTTGTACAAGAAATGCGAGACAATGGTATTGAGCTCACTGTTGTAACATATTGTGCATTAATTGATGGTTTGTGCAAAAAGGGATTGTTCCAAGAGGCAACCAGTCATTTTAGGACAATGCCCGACCTTGGTTTGCAACCCAATGTAGCAGTTTTTACAGCCTTAATTGATGGTCTTTGTAAAAATAATTGCATTGAAGCAGCTAAGGAGCTCTTTAAGGAAATGGTAGATAAGGGTTTGATTCCGGATAAAGCTGCTTACACCACTCTAATGGATGGAAACTTAAAGCATGGAAATCTTGAAGAAGCCTTGAGCATTCAAAATAGGATGAGAGAAATCGGTATGGAACTTGATCTGTATGCATATACTTCCTTGATTTGGGGGCTTTCTGAGTTTGGCCAGGTGAAACAAGCAAAAATGTTGCTTGATGAGATGATTGGGAAAGGTATCCTTCCTGACGAGATTCTCTGCATTAGTCTGCTAAGAAAGTACTATAAGCTAGGGAATCTGGATGAAGCCATCGAGTTGCAGATTGAAATGGTAAACAGGGGTCTAATATCTGGAACTTGTGATCACGTGATTCCTAATGCAGGAACTTGAGACGACAAGGTAATTGGTTATCCACCCTTGGTTGGCTGGTATGTGTTGAGTATCTTAATTAGAATCAATGAATGGTTTGCCTTCTTCTAATTGGAAGTACTTGAACACAAGGACTCTGAACTGGTGTCTGGACGGATGGGTGAAATATGACAGCTATCTGTTGAGTGTTGAGGCATAATATAAGATTCTCTGTGGTCCGAGGAGGAAAAATCTTCGACGCTCAAAATCTTTAATCTTTTCCCAGGGTgagatttattattattttttcttcccGCTGTAGCCTTTATGAAATAAGCTAGCAAATACTTATGAatgttgaggtagttttataaACTACTTCTGGAATTCATAATTTCTTCTTACATTTCCTTCTCAACTTGTCCAGCTGCGGTATTCTGAAACTGTGACAGTTGGATAACATGTTGGAGCTGGAATAGCTTAATTGGAAGGCGTTGTTAGGTTATCCAGCTTCACTCGAAAAATATGCAGAACAAGGAGAGATGATTGACCAGACTCAGTTAAATTCGATGAAGCTAACGCTTGACTAGCAAGGTGCAAATTTCACTCGACATCTTATAGCCTAGATGGCCATGTCCTCAAGTAGCTCTATCTCTTTGCAATCCTTTGCCTTTACTTTAGTCCATTATTTATGTTGTGCTTTGGAAGATGGCTTTGGCTGGCTATATCGGGCTATTATCATAttgtattttgttattatttttattaatctaGGTTAAAAATGGCAGGACGAGAGGCAGCAGCAGCGGCAAAAATGGCAGTGGTCATGGGGGCAAATATACCGGTAGAATCAGCTATCACAATGTGGGGGAATGTGGCTGGCTGTGGCGACTACCATGGTAGTGGGAGAAGTTTGATGATGGAGACAACAGTGGTGGCGATGGCAACACCAGAGGTGTTGGAAGTAAGGTAATGTTCAGTGTTCACGGAGGTTGTGGTGGCATATCATCTTGTAGGAATTTGCTACTTTTCCAATATAAATCAAACAGATGATCTTTCACTACTAATAAATCATTACTTTCAAGTCTTAAATACCTTGAAAGTGCTTGTTTAGAAAACGCTTTTATTACCGAAAATTATTTTGAGCTTTCCGCTAAACGTAGACGGAAGCCCTTTTGTGGCTAGAAACGCATTTTTAGGCATTCTAAAAGCAGGCCCACACAACTCCTGCCCTGCGTGCCTGTTGAAGAATGAGCGGGCGACTCATAGGCATTGGCTTGGTTAAGGGAACCCACCAGAATCGTAGTGAAAACGAGTCTTCATAAGAAAATTGTCGTGCTTATGGACTCAAACCAGGTGATCTATCCACAATCAGGATGAAGCTTGGGTGAAACCAAATGGAGGTCCAAACCAACTGatgttgaagaatcaacaaatgAGTTGTGGTTAGGGGTGAAACGACACTCGAACTCAAAGCAAACTGGTTATCCCTGAAATGCATTGAGGCATAGTAGTTAACTGGACATCTAGGGGTAAGCACTGTTTCAGATGGGCCACGAGAGCGGTCCCAAATCAAGGCAAACTTTAAATATTAGATATGACCTCAAAATAACATAGGTTAAGGTCGGACATGAATCTCACCTGAATCTCCCTATCTATCCCTTTGAGTAGAAGTTTAGTTTCAAACTCCGGTTTGAATAGGAGAAGTATGCCAATGCACTGATGATCAAATTGAACTATCCATGTGGTTGAGAGCCGTCAACCCAGAGGCACAATGATGCAATTATCAAGGCGTGCTCTAATAGTCCTCTGTGCGGTCCTCCCACTAGGAGCCTGCCATGCCAAAAGTGAGGGAAACCCCATccctctctttcattttttactCTCCCATGTCACCACATGGAGGGACATATGACATAAAAAAGGGGATCTCATAAACTTGTTCCGGCCTAGGATTATAAGCTCATGAGCTTAATCTTACTTCACAGTTGAGAAACGAAAGAAAGACTTCCATCTCCAAGTTTAACTAAGATGTATCTCGCTTCCTTTTTGGTATGAAAATGAGGTGATCTAGTCACACCTTCCATTACGACTTCACTCTAGTAACTAGCCGTACCTTCGAACATGGATATCTCCCATAATGTGACAGGCTGTGTTCACAAGGCTTGGGAACGAATTCACTATTGTGTGATTGATTGGTAGTTACTAGCGATTCTGGCTTCATGTAGGCGTGTTGCAGCCTACAATTCAAAATGAAGACAGGTTTTTAGAGTTAGCACACCCCAGCGGGATTGCGACCCTTTGTCCCGGCTATTGTAGCACGTGTGCCGCTCAACGATAAGGGGCATGGTTACTTGACGTGCTTATTTTGCATTTAATAACACATCACATGATTTGTATAGAAATACGAGGAGGGAAAGGTTCACGGCAGAAAGCGTGAGGGCGCGCCCATGCTATCCCTCCACCTCCTCCACAACAAATCATATAAGAAGACCGAAAGCCAAGAGCCGTGTACCTGGCTTGGAAGCTGGTGCGGAGGTCGGAGTGAGGTTCGGAAACTGCTTTTGGAGAGGTGCGGTCTCAGCCTTGGATGTCTCGTCTCTCAGTCGTCTGTATAGCCGTTAAATTTAATTAGCCTTCGAACAGCACACCACTAATCCGCTAATGAACTTCACTAAGCACTAAttaaacaccaccaccaccttcttCCCTTATTAGCACAgtgtcttcctcctcctcctcctcctcctcctcccactCTCTGCTTTGCAGTTCGCAATTCGATATTTACAGTCCAGAATCGACGGCGGCGATGAATTTGGACGGCTGGCATCGGCTTTGGTTGTTGAACTGAAATTTGAAGAAATGGGGAGTAGGGTTCAGCAGCACTACGCCATGAGATCGCCGCCCGCCAATTCCTATATTGGCAACGCGCTTCACGACCTCAACACC
It encodes the following:
- the LOC103451488 gene encoding putative pentatricopeptide repeat-containing protein At2g02150, which gives rise to MELTEAAALVFFSSLFFFISFFSEMLLFLRNLFRTGCRASSSASSRVSLLSSIPQYPSNCRFINLSSLTSSSSHATSLIACPFVWFTGFLCIFRFPFVTKSQPSSFPESLNTDSLSRIVQHDYWDDPRIVNLFDSALAPIWVSRFLVELKGDPKLALKLFKWAKTQIGFRHTTESYCILVHILFFARMYVDAHEVLRELVLLSRALPGCDVFDVLWWTRNVCRVGFGVFDALFGVLVEVGMLEEASECFLRMKKFRVLPKVRSCNALLHRLSKPGKGNLSRKFFKDMLGAGINPSVFTYNIMIGYMCKEGDLDTASCLFAQMKRMGLTPDVVTYNSLIDGYGKVGLLDDSVCIFEEMKDADCEPDTITFNSLINCCCKFDRMPQALNFLCEMNNNGLKPNVITYSTLIDAFCKEGMMQEAVKIFMDMKRVGLLPNEFTYTSLIDANCKSGNLSEALKLKSEMLQAGISWNIVTYTALLDGLCEDGRMDEAEEVFREVQKSGIIPNQQICTALLHGYIKAKKIENAMEIWNEIKGKGFKPDLLLYGTIIWGLCSQNKLEESELVLKEMTGYGLTANHFIYTTLMDAYYKAGKTEAALNLVQEMRDNGIELTVVTYCALIDGLCKKGLFQEATSHFRTMPDLGLQPNVAVFTALIDGLCKNNCIEAAKELFKEMVDKGLIPDKAAYTTLMDGNLKHGNLEEALSIQNRMREIGMELDLYAYTSLIWGLSEFGQVKQAKMLLDEMIGKGILPDEILCISLLRKYYKLGNLDEAIELQIEMVNRGLISGTCDHVIPNAGTWLKMAGREAAAAAKMAVVMGANIPVESAITMWGNVAGCGDYHGSGRSLMMETTVVAMATPEVLEVRNTRRERFTAESVRARPCYPSTSSTTNHIRRPKAKSRVPGLEAGAEHSVFLLLLLLLLPLSALQFAIRYLQSRIDGGDEFGRLASALVVELKFEEMGSRVQQHYAMRSPPANSYIGNALHDLNTADAARPAAEIDSIDGDSVAEDTHLREDDGSGAVVDGCMHEAYTNSLPLHSVRLGVEDDRSASSGGGSSTSRAPYCLLSLQDVSPIESARARFLQLIVDHFISEHVVEVPNSEAASSAEYNGALSHSGQEKLNKRKPGEVRYEGDPRLALPLMYVANMYQTLVNDANIRLSSLSGFREKTIGVALEASGGLYRCLAKKFPKTGPRTFRRRELATSVETRTRFPELVIQEEKRVRFVVVNGLDIVEKPTRMPTDDAEWFKRLTGRDEVAVYARDFKFYSPRHKYRRVASNSSPNSITSLPTFPGTDNSSMLAAAQGFRSVSEPQNQQTTPPCKHHMQPLSHQPQFQPVHQTHHQSINQSPHAVHYSQNHQCGATSHLPEITHAHHSPTMSQHMVCLQPLTGGHVGGRLHVLPSSPAKFCDECGAPYLRETSKFCSECGVKRLGV